The proteins below are encoded in one region of Methanomassiliicoccales archaeon:
- the pyrH gene encoding UMP kinase: MERVVVSMGGSVLVPGDNDAVFITKFLDLIKELSKDYRLCIVCGGGKIARYYITTGKEMGLRKDELDELGIMVTRLNARLLQLVLHDVAAPRIPETIEEAARLMSNYNVVIMGGTVPGHTTDAVSALVAKEVSANRIVNATSVDAAYSADPKKVASAKRYAKLSFEELLILVDKGGHEAGSSDVFDKLGAQIAMEARIPIYIVNGRNLEELENAVRGRLIKGTIVSD, translated from the coding sequence ATGGAACGTGTAGTGGTTTCGATGGGTGGTTCGGTCCTCGTTCCTGGGGACAACGATGCAGTGTTCATCACGAAGTTTCTCGATTTAATTAAGGAATTGTCGAAAGATTATCGCTTATGCATCGTCTGCGGCGGAGGAAAAATTGCGCGATACTACATAACGACTGGAAAAGAAATGGGATTGAGGAAGGACGAACTCGACGAATTGGGCATTATGGTGACTAGACTCAATGCGAGACTCCTCCAATTAGTGTTACATGACGTTGCAGCTCCTCGAATTCCTGAGACTATAGAGGAAGCTGCCAGATTAATGTCGAATTATAATGTTGTTATTATGGGTGGCACGGTACCAGGTCATACAACAGATGCAGTGTCAGCACTTGTCGCGAAGGAAGTTTCTGCAAACAGAATTGTCAACGCTACATCTGTTGATGCCGCTTACTCTGCAGATCCGAAAAAAGTTGCGAGTGCCAAAAGGTATGCAAAATTGAGTTTTGAGGAATTGCTCATTCTCGTGGACAAGGGTGGACATGAGGCGGGATCTTCTGACGTTTTTGACAAGCTCGGTGCTCAGATTGCAATGGAGGCAAGAATCCCAATTTATATCGTCAATGGGAGGAACCTTGAGGAGCTTGAGAATGCGGTCCGCGGGAGATTAATTAAAGGGACCATCGTAAGTGATTGA
- the prf1 gene encoding peptide chain release factor aRF-1: MESTAVAGEKLTDKQKYDFKRAIEEIRQLHGRGTELISLYIPPDKQIYDVAAYLRNEYSQSSNIKSQSTRKNVQGAIQSILSRLKAYKKPPPNGLVIFIGEVAVGGDQTRMTQFVLEPPEPITTFLYRCDSEFYLDPLLDMLTEKKAYGMIVIDRSEATIGVLRGKRVQAIKNIQSLVPSKHRMGGQSALRFERLIEIAAHEFFTKVAETANEVFLNMKDLQGILIGGPGPTKDYFYESGYLHHELQKKVIDTFDTGYTDEYGLRELMEKAKERLEDLDLMREKRLMQRLLEEIRKSDGGLAAYGEEEVRNNLLIGAVDTLLVSEALRKRRIGLECSNCGYKQVSTMDKSPDNPLCPRCGSQASITTDVDLIDEFYELADKVGTKVELISNDSEEGEMLLKAFGGIAAILRFKPGG, encoded by the coding sequence ATGGAATCGACGGCTGTTGCCGGTGAAAAACTTACGGACAAACAAAAATATGATTTCAAGAGGGCGATAGAAGAGATTAGGCAACTCCATGGCCGTGGCACCGAGCTCATCTCTCTTTACATCCCTCCGGATAAGCAGATTTACGATGTCGCGGCTTACCTAAGAAATGAATATTCCCAGTCATCGAACATTAAGTCGCAAAGCACGAGGAAGAATGTCCAGGGCGCGATACAATCAATCCTGTCCCGCCTTAAGGCATACAAGAAGCCGCCACCAAATGGCTTGGTGATTTTTATTGGGGAAGTGGCAGTAGGAGGAGATCAAACTCGAATGACTCAGTTTGTTCTCGAGCCACCCGAACCGATCACCACGTTCCTCTACAGATGCGACTCTGAGTTCTACCTAGATCCGCTTCTCGACATGTTGACAGAAAAGAAAGCTTACGGCATGATTGTCATCGATCGCAGCGAGGCGACGATCGGAGTTCTTAGAGGCAAGAGAGTCCAAGCGATCAAGAATATCCAGTCACTCGTTCCAAGCAAACATAGAATGGGAGGACAGTCAGCATTGAGATTCGAACGACTCATCGAGATCGCCGCCCATGAGTTTTTTACGAAGGTTGCTGAGACAGCTAATGAAGTTTTCCTGAACATGAAAGATCTGCAGGGTATCCTCATCGGCGGACCTGGTCCAACGAAGGATTATTTTTACGAATCGGGTTACCTCCATCATGAACTTCAGAAGAAGGTGATCGATACATTTGATACTGGTTACACTGACGAATACGGATTAAGGGAACTCATGGAGAAGGCGAAGGAAAGACTTGAAGATCTTGACCTGATGAGAGAGAAGAGACTTATGCAGCGGTTGCTGGAAGAGATCAGAAAGAGTGATGGAGGACTTGCCGCTTATGGAGAGGAAGAGGTGAGGAACAACCTCTTGATCGGAGCGGTCGACACGTTGCTCGTATCCGAAGCTTTGAGAAAGCGACGAATTGGCTTGGAATGCAGCAATTGCGGTTATAAACAAGTGAGCACAATGGACAAGTCACCAGACAATCCCCTGTGTCCTCGTTGCGGATCGCAAGCATCGATTACGACCGATGTTGACCTCATCGACGAATTCTATGAACTCGCGGATAAAGTCGGCACAAAAGTCGAGCTTATTTCGAATGACTCGGAAGAGGGTGAAATGCTTCTAAAGGCTTTTGGTGGAATCGCCGCAATACTTCGCTTCAAACCGGGGGGATAG
- the argS gene encoding arginine--tRNA ligase translates to MDPIEPFKREVEYSIGKALEELHIVGFSNLEIPPAEIADFALPCFQLAKELRKPPAIIASELLARLPKMSLISRTWTEGGYVNFKIDDEKLTSITLETILKERENYGRAERKGVKVLLEHTSVNPTGPIHVGRARNPLIGDTLARCMRMAGYDVVTEYYVNDVGKQVILLTWGVENIPSGSIPKSEKEKSDHRLVGFYQKANEMMEQDPKITDEIAEMLRRFESGDKAVIDKVRVTAQAILDGINQSLIDINVRIDRFVWESQFILDGSAKEVVERLKGTKYCREEDGAYYLDLEEFGIKGRDTKFFFTRSDGTTLYTTRDLAYHLDKFKRADHVINVLGEDQKLGMTHLEAALKILGINRAPENVFYSFVSLPEGRMSTRKGRVVTLDDLIEEAEERALEEVKKRRADLSEEKMKEIARVIGRGAIRYNIIRIQAEKPIVFKWNEALNFEGNSAPFVQYAYARACSILRKAGPYNKIVDPSLLQDDYEKGLIRILARFPGVIKEAGEKRRIHIIPAYGHELASAFNQFYTYVPVLKGGDKMNARLTLVESSMWTLKNCLEVMGLGAPEEM, encoded by the coding sequence TTGGATCCAATCGAACCCTTTAAAAGAGAAGTTGAATACTCGATCGGAAAAGCGCTCGAGGAGCTTCATATTGTTGGCTTCTCAAATTTGGAAATCCCACCAGCCGAAATCGCCGATTTCGCACTGCCGTGTTTTCAGCTTGCAAAGGAACTGAGAAAACCACCGGCTATAATCGCTTCAGAATTGCTGGCAAGATTGCCCAAGATGAGTCTCATATCGAGGACATGGACAGAAGGTGGGTACGTCAATTTCAAGATTGATGATGAGAAGCTCACATCCATCACTCTCGAGACGATCTTGAAAGAGAGAGAAAATTATGGGAGAGCAGAGCGAAAAGGAGTCAAGGTGCTCCTTGAGCACACTTCAGTTAACCCAACAGGGCCAATACACGTTGGGAGGGCAAGAAATCCGCTTATAGGCGATACGTTAGCGCGATGCATGAGAATGGCTGGTTATGATGTTGTGACGGAGTATTACGTGAATGACGTAGGAAAACAAGTCATCCTCCTCACCTGGGGCGTTGAAAACATACCCTCTGGAAGCATACCGAAGAGCGAGAAGGAAAAGTCGGATCATAGGCTTGTTGGATTCTATCAGAAAGCGAATGAAATGATGGAACAAGATCCCAAAATCACAGATGAAATTGCAGAGATGCTTAGGCGCTTCGAATCCGGAGATAAGGCTGTCATCGATAAGGTTCGTGTTACAGCTCAGGCAATACTCGACGGAATCAATCAGAGCTTGATCGATATTAATGTCAGAATTGATCGTTTTGTTTGGGAATCGCAATTTATCCTCGATGGGAGCGCGAAAGAAGTCGTCGAGCGCCTGAAGGGAACTAAATACTGCCGGGAAGAGGATGGAGCTTATTACCTCGATCTCGAAGAGTTCGGAATCAAGGGTCGCGACACTAAGTTCTTCTTCACCCGGAGTGACGGTACAACACTTTACACGACAAGAGACCTTGCATACCATCTCGACAAGTTCAAACGGGCAGATCATGTGATAAATGTGCTTGGAGAAGATCAAAAGCTCGGCATGACCCATCTTGAAGCCGCTCTCAAGATATTGGGTATTAATCGAGCGCCTGAAAACGTTTTCTATTCCTTTGTCTCTTTACCCGAGGGGCGAATGTCAACGAGGAAAGGAAGAGTCGTCACGCTCGACGATCTAATCGAAGAGGCTGAAGAGAGAGCGCTTGAAGAAGTGAAAAAGCGGAGAGCAGACTTGTCAGAAGAAAAAATGAAAGAAATTGCGCGTGTGATTGGAAGAGGAGCGATCAGGTACAACATTATACGCATCCAGGCGGAGAAGCCTATCGTCTTCAAATGGAACGAGGCGCTCAACTTCGAGGGCAACAGTGCTCCTTTTGTTCAGTATGCATACGCAAGGGCGTGCAGTATCCTCAGAAAAGCTGGGCCATATAATAAAATTGTAGACCCTTCCTTGCTCCAGGACGATTATGAAAAAGGGCTTATTCGGATCCTTGCAAGATTCCCAGGCGTCATCAAGGAGGCTGGAGAAAAGAGAAGGATCCATATTATCCCTGCCTACGGTCACGAATTAGCTTCAGCCTTTAATCAATTCTACACATATGTTCCAGTCCTAAAAGGGGGAGATAAAATGAATGCAAGGCTGACTCTTGTTGAATCCTCGATGTGGACCCTGAAGAATTGTCTTGAGGTCATGGGACTGGGAGCGCCGGAGGAGATGTGA
- a CDS encoding GNAT family N-acetyltransferase, with protein MLEIEPMKEEDRGSVRALELFCIRETLEPSLTKKWSDLSQDLIDQLGASSKYSFEHYVRTGLSFVAKENSVIVGFIFAQILPHVLSVPKIVWVENLGVHPDYRRKGIAYRLLRTVAIEGKKRGAKAVHSTIMPDNIKSIMLHKKMGFFVDSRKIALLDLDRFE; from the coding sequence ATGTTAGAAATCGAACCAATGAAAGAGGAGGACCGCGGATCGGTCAGAGCACTCGAACTTTTTTGCATAAGAGAAACACTTGAACCCTCGCTCACGAAGAAGTGGAGTGATCTCTCGCAGGATTTAATCGACCAACTCGGTGCGTCATCGAAGTATTCGTTCGAGCATTATGTTCGAACTGGCCTAAGTTTTGTCGCGAAGGAGAATTCGGTCATCGTCGGGTTCATTTTCGCACAGATATTGCCGCATGTCCTTAGCGTACCAAAAATCGTGTGGGTTGAGAACCTCGGCGTTCATCCAGATTACAGAAGAAAGGGTATAGCCTACAGATTGTTGAGGACTGTTGCGATTGAGGGGAAAAAACGCGGTGCAAAGGCAGTGCACAGCACGATCATGCCTGACAACATTAAGTCAATCATGCTGCATAAGAAAATGGGATTTTTTGTCGATAGTCGAAAGATCGCTTTGCTCGACCTCGATCGGTTCGAGTGA
- a CDS encoding biotin/lipoate A/B protein ligase family protein codes for MIWRLIDTDLASPPYTSAADEAMIIARHKNLVPNTLHLYRRDRPTISVGYFEKIEESVNLELAKRIGACIVRRVTGGSAIYTDPDQIIYSVIVNNEVVPENPNDTYKLICGAVIRALGLLGVAADFKPINDIVVGGKKISGSAQVRKWNIVLQHGTLIIDADFDLMFRILKTKKKIRTPEEMTSLAIELGRKPAVDEVKKALIRAFAEEFKVELVKGVLTHFEEKLIRQLIEEKYGKDEHALLR; via the coding sequence GTGATTTGGCGTCTAATAGATACTGATCTTGCGAGTCCTCCATACACATCAGCCGCCGACGAGGCAATGATAATTGCGAGACACAAAAACCTCGTTCCAAACACACTCCATCTTTATCGCAGGGATCGCCCAACGATTTCCGTTGGTTATTTTGAGAAGATCGAGGAGAGCGTTAATCTCGAACTTGCGAAGCGTATCGGGGCGTGTATTGTCCGAAGAGTCACGGGCGGAAGTGCGATTTACACAGACCCGGATCAAATCATCTATTCCGTGATTGTAAATAACGAGGTTGTTCCGGAAAACCCTAATGACACCTACAAGCTTATTTGTGGGGCAGTAATCAGGGCTCTTGGTCTTTTAGGTGTCGCTGCTGATTTTAAGCCAATCAATGACATCGTTGTCGGCGGGAAGAAGATCTCAGGAAGTGCTCAGGTTAGAAAATGGAATATTGTCCTCCAGCATGGAACACTGATTATCGATGCAGATTTTGATCTCATGTTCCGAATTCTGAAAACAAAGAAGAAGATCAGGACGCCGGAAGAAATGACATCACTAGCGATCGAGCTCGGCAGGAAACCTGCGGTAGACGAGGTGAAGAAAGCGCTCATTCGTGCGTTTGCAGAGGAATTCAAAGTTGAACTGGTCAAAGGCGTCTTGACACACTTCGAAGAAAAATTGATCAGGCAACTCATCGAAGAGAAATACGGGAAAGATGAACACGCGCTCCTCAGGTGA